A genomic window from Silene latifolia isolate original U9 population chromosome Y, ASM4854445v1, whole genome shotgun sequence includes:
- the LOC141632804 gene encoding uncharacterized protein LOC141632804, which translates to MEFECWSNKKVIGTIKDRNGVDQQGLDKVGLAFHDYYQHCAADIVEFDNVSSGPTVTDEEKIGLIQPITTDEIKAVVFSMDSNSSPGIDGFSAGFFKSAWSIIASDFCKAVQSFFRTGKMAKLANSTILSLIPKKDTPSSVMDFRPISCCTVFYKTISKILTTRLQQVLPERMFYEFSFPEQFIKWILACITSTLFSLKLNGGLTGFFPGLHANMEKTGIFFGGVSHDIKAEILAKTGFTVGEFPFKYLGFPLGTTRYSLNMFDNLLIKIQKKMQHWSAKTLSYAGKVELINSVIFGIEKYWCSSILLPQAEGERKLQFQSWAHIYAPLKKGGSSIKNVYIWNIALLFLKGLLTARDFLLNNSGSIRVAKGLLEFWGTGGKFQTITVYDHLLKIPDQENWH; encoded by the exons GTTATTGGGACCATCAAGGATAGGAATGGTGTTGATCAACAAGGTTTAGACAAAGTTGGGTTAGCCTTTCATGACTATTATCAGCATTGTGCAGCTGATATTGTAGAGTTTGATAATGTCTCTTCTGGCCCCACTGTTACTGATGAGGAGAAAATTGGTCTTATCCAGCCTATCACTACAGATGAAATTAAAGCTGTTGTCTTTAGTATGGACTCTAATAGTAGCCCAGGGATTGATGGTTTCTCTGCTGGGTTTTTTAAATCAGCTTGGAGTATTATTGCTAGTGATTTTTGTAAGGCTGTTCAAAGTTTTTTTAGGACGGGTAAAATGGCAAAGCTAGCTAACTCAACTATTCTTTCTCTTATCCCCAAGAAAGACACTCCTAGTAGTGTCATGGACTTTAGGCCTATCTCTTGTTGTACAGTTTTCTATAAAACCATAAGCAAAATCTTAACTACTAGACTGCAACAAGTGCTCCCTG AAAGAATGTTTTATGAGTTTAGTTTCCCTGAGCAGTTTATCAAATGGATACTTGCGTGTATTACTAGTACTTTGTTTTCTCTAAAACTTAATGGAGGCTTGACTGGATTTTTCCCTG GTTTACATGCTAATATGGAGAAAACTGGTATATTTTTTGGAGGTGTCTCTCACGATATCAAAGCTGAAATCCTAGCTAAAACTGGTTTTACTGTTGGTGAGTTCCCCTTCAAATATTTGGGATTTCCTCTTGGAACTACTAGATATTCTCTTAATATGTTTGATAACCTCCTAATCAAAATTCAGAAGAAAATGCAACATTGGTCTGCCAAAACTCTTTCTTATGCTGGGAAAGTTGAGCTAATCAATTCAGTCATCTTTGGGATTGAAAAATACTGGTGCTCTAGTATCTTGCTTCCTCAAGCT GAAGGGGAAAGGAAGCTTCAGTTCCAAAGTTGGGCTCATATCTATGCCCCTCTTAAGAAAGGAGGGTCCAGCATTAAAAATGTGTATATTTGGAACATTGCTCTACTGTT TTTGAAGGGCCTTTTAACAGCTAGGGACTTCTTGCTAAACAATTCTGGCTCCATTCGGGTTGCCAAAGGTCTTTTGGAGTTCTGGGGAACAGGGGGTAAATTCCAGACCATTACTGTTTATGATCATCTTTTAAAGATTCCTGATCAGGAAAATTGGCATTAG